taaataaataaataaatattttaaaaaaaaaaaaaaaggtgcctcCTGATGTTTGGCTCCAGCCCCAGCGAGGACCTGGAGGTGAAACCAGTTTACTTCTGGTTTATCACTGCCAATCTGATGGCTTTAAAGGTGCTGTGAAGTCCAGTCTTGCTGTTCACTTCAGGTCTAGCCAAAGAGGCTGGATGACTTGGTAGACACTTGTTATTTTAGCTAATGTTTCCCAGGATACATTTCTAAATTATTGCAAGAAGAAACAAACTTCAAAATTCttcttgaggacttccctggcagtccagtggttaagatgccacgcttccactgcagggggcgccagTGTGATCCCCGGGTAGGGAACTaataagatcccatatgccccgtggtgcagccaaaaattaaaaaaaccaaatcttATTCTTGCTAACACAGCAAGATTTCCTCCAACAGTTACTGAGCTTTCTCCAACGTGTCATCTGTTTACATCCTAACGTAACCTATTACAGCCTCTTGATCAAAGTGTGATTGCAGCATGAAGCCTTATTACTTAAGAGGAATGTTCAAGATGTTAACTGCTGCCCCATTCTGGAATTTCAGAAGCAATTTAACAACAAATTTGACACTGACATTATCGTGGAGTCCTTGGAACAATGTAAGGAGTGCTTGCATGTGTGAGACTTGAAGTGTCTGACTTAATTCATGATTTTGTAGGCTTTGGACCTCCTGACAAACTCACACAAATCATCAAATTGTGATACAGTTTGTATTTGAGGAAGTACAGAATGAAGATGTTGAAAGCTGCTTCAGTCTCACCTGAAGGGCTGcttgtgatggttagttttacgTGTCGACTTAAccgggctaagggatgcccagatagctggtaaaacatttttTCTAGGATTATCTGTGAGGGCGCTTCAGAAGAGaatagcatttgaatcagtagactgagtgaaGATCTGCCCTCaacaatgtgggtgggcatcatccaatctgaTGAGAGCTTgaagagaacaaaaaggtggagaaaGGGTGAAttctctcttcttgagctgggacatccatcttctcctgtccTTGTACATCAGAGCTCCTGGCTCCCAAGCCTTTAGACTCTGGGCCTCCCACCAGTGGCCTCTTAGttttcaggccttcagactcaaactgaaTTATAGCCCTGGctttcctgagtctccagcttgcagacagcgtATCgtgggatttctcagcctccataatcatgtgagccagcTCCCATAATAAATCTCATAAATCTGTATAGAGATACATAgacatatcctattggttctgttcctctggagaactctaatatACCGCTCAAGACTTGCAACAACTGGCAGCCACAGGATAAGTGGAAGCTGTAAGTGATGACAGTGGCAGTGATGACCAGAACAAGGCAGGGCCAAGGGACACATGGCCAACTGACGTATGACAGGTGCTCCCGCCTAAGGGAAGACATGAGACTTGGCAGCTGGCCTAGAGGAACTCAGTGGGCCCACTGCTAAAAGATCATTCATGTGAAGACAAGCTAGCCTGAGAGGGTCTGCCACCTAGAATTTTCCTCTCTACAGACTTGCGTGCTTGCTCTTTTGTAATAGAGGAAGTGCCTCTGATGGGAATATAGCTCACTTTTCATCAGCTATATTaagaaaggaggtgggggaattccctggcagtccagtggttaggactccacgcttccactgcagggggcacaggtttgattcctggccggggaactgagatcccatatgccgtgaggcgcaccccccccaaaaaaaataagaaaggaggtGGGTCAGCAGGGGCTTCAACAGAGCTTGACTGTTGAAAAGCATCTTTCTATCACCTCTGCAAAAGTGGGAGAGAAGTGGGCATTCacttttggaattaaaaaaaaaacaatttccacTTCACCAATAGGAAGATGAGAAGTGCTGacaatttctattatttattttaagtggACATTTACACCTGTACGGTCACTTTCTACAGTCAGGGTATTCCTTTCTTTGAGCATTCATGGGCGCGGTTTGTCTTCTCtttataggaagaaaaaatacaagTCCTGACTTTTCCCTGTTTTGAGGAAGGCATGTGGCCAAGCTAGAGGACAACTCCAATGCAGGCAGCCCAGGAGAAGACGGGGTGAAGGCCGCCCTGATGACAGGGTTGGGGGCAGCAGGGCTTTGTGAAAGGGGCAGCAGTTTCCCAGTCCAGATCATTCTGTGTCATGGTCTAGGGTGTAGGTCTGGAAAGCTCAGCCTCTAGTCTGCCCATCGATTCTGCCCATcaactttaaataaaattcattttctgctAAATTGGCCAGAAATATTATTTAGTATCTTGAATAGAAGTACATTAAATAGAAGATAAAAGGATAGTTTcttcaaaaatcatttttttcaattgtctatcttataaaaggaaagaattaccCGAGCATCTGGCCAGGAGTTAGTAGTCACCCTTGACCTGGGCCAGGAATTCACCCCAAACAGACAAAATCtcaatgtagttttaaaaactaTCCAGTGAACAGAAGTATACAATCCCTCCAAAGCCACAGGGGTGAGAAGTGTAAGAAGATGTAGAAAAGATTCGATTACAGAGGCCAAGTTGCCCTCGTGACTTGGATTATGCCCCACTCCACCCATTCTCTTCTCAAGGGACCGTCCTCCATTCTGGATTTGCTCACCAATTACAGTCAAGCCTCAGTCAAGGCAAATACTCCTCCTGCTGGGCACCCTAACTCCTGCAGAGAGCCCCATCTCAGGACAAAGAAGAGGCTAAGCCCACAAGCTCCTTTGTGGCATCTTTATTTTCTACCTGGTATATGAACAATGAACATAGGTCGGAAAAATCAGCTGCACTGCAACAGTTCAGCCAACTGTAAGACAGAGGGGGCCTGGACATGGAGAGGGTGAGGCTGGCTGGCAATTCCAGACCAGCTTCCCCCAAAGGGCTTGTGGTCCAAGCCCGAAACCAGAGGGTGCTCTGGGCAGGACCATGCAGTGCAGACTCTGGGCAGGAGGGAAAAGACGGACCGGTCACAACAGGGACTGCTGCCGGTCACGAGTTTATTGGCTTCTGGCCTCACGCTCCTGCTTGATGAAGTTGATCAGCCCATTGGTGGAAGAATCGTGAGAAGTCACTGGGCTGCTGCCATCAAGCTCAGGTTCAATTTTCTTAGCCAGCTGCTTTCCCAGCTCCACTCTGCCAGGGCGAGGAGAAAGAATGGTATGAGGAAGCTTCCAACATTGCTAGTGAAATCCACCAGCCAACTCACAGGcattccccaccctcccctttaGCCAGCAACTCACCCCCACTGGTCAAAGCTGTTGATGTCCCAGATGATGCCCTGAACGAAGATCTTGTGCTCGTACATGGCTGTGGAGGGAGCACGTTAGGGCTCTACCAGCCCAGTCCGACCTACCCGAAGCCGGGACCTTCCCCGCTCACTTACCAATCAAGGCTCCAAGAATGAATGGTGTGAGTTTAGTGAACACAATAGAGTTGGTTGGGCGATTTCCTTCAAAGACCTTCAGAAAACACCCAGAAATGTCCCCCAGTTAGTCGTGATCCCTAACTCCTCATAAGGGAAGCACATGCCGCCCCAGAGGCTGGGATGGGCAGCTCTGTGAGGACAGCCCCTCCTACTGTGCAAGACAGGCAAGGCACTCCACGAGCCCCTGCTCTGGCCACACAACTTTATCCTTCCAATTCCAGGATGCCACCCAAAGCCCACTTCAGGAGAAGTGCTGACCTTGTGGGGCAACAGCTTCTCAACGTTCTCTGGACTCTTCCCTGCAGCCTGTAGCTCCTTCCGGGCCTCCTCTGTCGACTTCCCCCGCATCAGGGCCTCAGTCTGGGCCAAGAAGTTGGCCAGGAGGATCTGACGAGAGAGACATCGAGTACCATTTTGAAGCGCTGTCTGAGCTTCAGGCAGATGGACGAGACTGCCTGGCACTGCCCAGTCGGGGTTCGTCTCAGCAGTCGGGGTCAGGCTGCTCGCCCCGGCTCTGGAGCTTACTTGGAGCAAGGGGGGCAACAGAGCACATCTGTTGACGCTGGAAAGTAGGTAACGATGATAACTACCCTTCAAGGACTACGTACTACTTGCCGAGGGCCCTGTTAAGAACTTTACCAACATCTATTTTTTAAGATCCTGAGGGGGAGAGGCGTCATCTCTTTTCtagttgagcctcagtttcctcaagtcAACAGCACTGAATCCCAGAAGGACAGAGGGGAAGAattagaattcaaacccaggactcCTGAGTCCAAAGCTTGTGCCCACAGTAACCCATGCTACTCTGCACACCCAAGATAAGGCAGGATCGGTCCTCTTCAAGGACTTTGTCAGGTCAGGAGTTGGGTGGGTTTCCCCTTTGTTGCTGTGGCAGGCAAGATCCTGGCTCCCTGATCTTTGCCCCCTGCTGTTAACGCCTGTGTATATTATATCGCATGGcaaaaagggattttgcagacgGAGCTAAGGTTACAGACCttaagatagggagattatccaggtgggcccaatgtaatcacatagCCCTTAAAAATAACAGAAGAGGACGGCAAGTGAGTCAGCCAGAGAGATGCAACAgaagaagaggcaggagagaaTCGAAGCTTCAGATGGACTCAACCCAGGCTGGCTGGTTCTGAGACCAAGAGTCAAGGGGGTTTCTAGAAGCTGAGAACGACCCCCAACTGCCAGCAAAGAAACCAGGTCTTGGTGCTACAACCATATAGAAATGGATTCTGCCAACAATctgaatgaatgaggaaaaggATTTCCCCCCAGAGTCTCCAGAAGGGAACACGGTCCTACCGACACCTTGACTTCAGCCTGTGAGAACCTGAGCAGAGACCCAGGAGAGCGTGATGGGCTTGGGACCCACAGAAACCacgataataaatgggtgttgtctttaagccactaagtttgtggtggcAGGAACAGAAAACTAGTACTGCTGACTAATGCATCAGTCTTAAGAGGTCTGGGTGTAATGTGAGCCTAAGACAGCATGAAGAGGGTCGGGATGAGGGCTTTTACCTTGTGATGCAAACCCTTCCTTATCGGGTGCTGCGTCTGAGCAGGGATGAGGAAGTCACAGGGTATCATCTTGGTACCTGCGAAGGGCACTGTGGTCACCCAGGTGCCTATCCCCACCCATGGAAACCATCCATGTGGGCTACAGGAGAACGCTGACCTCATGGAGGAGTCTTTGCTGGCGTGCCCTCCCCGTCCCCAGCAGCACTCCTGCCCAGGCCAGATGGGCCCTACCTTGGTGGATGAGCTGGTAGAAGGCATGCTGGCCATTGGTCCCTGGCTCCCCCCACACAATGGGGCCCGTCTGGTGGTCCACACGGGTGCCGGACTTGGTGATGTACTTCCCGTTGGACTCCATGTCACCCTGGAATGGGGCCAGAAACCCAGTCATCGATCTGCAAGTCTTGCTCCTTCATGCACATGCCCAAAACCAGCCTGGGATGCACCAGgcacacctgccctgccctgccctgccctggccctgTGAGATATGGGCAGGCATGATTCTTTTATGTCCCCTCACCTGGGAGGGCACAGCTCACAAGCTTTATGGCTTCGACCGCGCTGAAGCACCCATGACCAGCAGAAGGTGTATATGGAGGTCCAGGGAGGACCTCCCTAAGAGCAGAAACGGGTCACAAAATCTTCAACTGATTTCTTAATGGAGAGGCAGGCTGGAATCCAGACTGTATAGCCTTTGAGGGCCGTCACCCCAACTAGACTCTGGGCCTTGGGGAGCCTCAGCCCCTCCTCCAGTCACAGGATCCACTGGGAGAGGGGCTGCTCTAGGGGGGCTGTGGAGATTCCAGGGGCAGAGGGCTGTGAGTAGCTCAAAGaggcaccacagactgggtgtaaACCTGCTTGTCTGGAGGGACAAAGGCAGTGCAAACCATGGGGGTCCCAGGCTATGGCCCCACCCTGTCGGGTGATGTCCAAGAAAGAAGTGACCTGGCTGAGGCACATGCCCTGAGCCAAGCCAGAGCCTGACTGGCCAGGGCACCATGAGAGCCAGTCAGGCCCCTCCCACGGTCGCCAAACTCAACTGACACCCATCCTGGTTACAAAGATTCTCCACGAGGTGGGGAGCACAGGTGGGCCTTGGACATGCCCAAGGGTAATGGAGGAAAAGGCCCCTGGAGGAGcaggaacctgggcccccagcccaaGGCCTGGCCTGGCAGCTGGTACCTGCTGGAAGTAGGCAGCAAAGCGGTGCAGGTACTGGTCATAGGGCAGCATGGCATGCGTCTCACACCCAAAGCAGTTGATGTACCAGACGCCCAGCAGAGCCAGCAGGACGGGGGCATTCTTCTCCAGGGGCGTCGTGCGGAAGTGCTGGTCCTGAAATGAgaacagggtgggtgggggctgagcAGCTTCCCAGGAGGCAAGGAGTGAGGGCgagggggagggagctgggccaACCACAAGCTTCCAGCCAGCGCCTGGCAGAGAACACAAGCCTCAGCACTTACCATCCAGTGAGCCCCTGAGAGCAGCTGCTCGAAGTTGTCAAATCCTGCGACACAAAAGCAGCGTCAACAGAAATGGTCATGCCCTATGCCTCCTGGACGTGGACACAGCTTCTTCTGGAACCGGGGAAAGGCTGGAGGGGGAGCCAGAAGAAACAGGATCTGGGAGGACTTGGGCCTGTAGAAAGCCCCTCTAATCAGAGTCAGCCCTGAGCACTGAGGCAGCTCTAAGGCCACCTGGCGTGGAGGAGCGAGCAGGACCGCAGTGGTGAGGGGCGGGGAGAAAGGCCAACCCGCAAAGCCGCAAGGAAACTCGGCCCTTCCCACCTGACCTGAAAGAACTGTTCCAGCCAAGGGCAGAGAGGCCAGCGGCCTGTGGGAACGGGAAGGTATTCAGGGACACAAGCCCCCAGCCCGACTTCAGACTTCAACACGGTCTCCCGAGACAGAAACACAAACAGGCACACTCACCCACGTGCAGGGCAATGGAGAGTCCGATGGCTGACCACAGCGAGTAGCGGCCTCCCACCCACTAGGAGAGACAGGAAAAGGCGCTGAGGGAGGGCTGGcacaccccgcccccctccctcctgccatggAACTTGCCCCCTGAGAACCATGCTCTGCTACAGGTAAAGCTCCGCGGCCCTGGGGCCAACCCACCTCTGGGAAGCAAGACAGCAGGCCAGGCGCCAGCAACTGTTGGGCCGACCAACAGGGCAGACTATACGAGGGACCGACCAGAGCCACGAGACTCAACAAAAGACCTTACCGTGGCTGGCCCCACCTCCTCAGACACCGACAGACCCGGCGCCTCATACCTGTGCCAGGTCCGGCCTCCCCAGGCACCAACAGACCTGGCGCCTAGCCCACCTCCTTGGACACCGACAAGTCAGAATCCCATACCTGTGTCTGGTTGTGCCTCCAAGGACACCGACAGACCCAACGACTCATACCTGCGTCCAGCCTCTTTAAACGCTAACAGACCCAGCGCCTCATACCTGTGCTCACGCATACTTCCTTGAACAATGAAAGACCCAGCACCTCCTACCCGGCCTTGGCCCCTGCTCCTCAGATACTGATAAACCCAAAGTCTCATACCTGGGCCTGGCCTTGCCACTTCTGACAATGAGAGATCCAGTGCCTCATACCTGTGCCCATTCCCGACTCCTCAGGCTGTACTGACAGACCCAGCACCTCCTACCTGTGCCTAGCCCTGCTTCCTGGGACACTGACAGGCCCAGTGGCTCACACCTAGGCTTGACTGATCTTCAGCCTCAGCCCAAGACACACTGAGGCCTACCATTCACACTGTGCCTTCTCATGCCACACTGCAGACTCCACTTTACCTTCAGAATCCTCAGATCTCCAGTCACGTCTTCCTAACAACTATTTCTGGAACACCTACCATGTTCCTAGCATAGGCAATACAAACAATCCACAGGGGAGaaagatataaatgaaacaatCATGCCAATAAATGTGAAAATGAGATGACGTGCTTGGGAGAAAGGAAACCAAGAATAAAAGGACTCTGAGGGTGCTTGAGCCTGGATGTGAAGGATGAGTAAGTGTTACCCAGGGAAGcacagagggaggagaaggatTCCAGCAGCcagaacagcatatgcaaaggtccTGCAGCAAGAGCAGCCTTTCTCAACAGTGAGAGAATTAAGCCCCACAGAAAATGCTTTGAGTGACTTAATTTCTCAATACTCCCAAGGTTGGTCCAAGGCTAGCACCCTTCTAGAGGCAAAAGAGAGATGCTAATTCATTACATCCAATGGATGCCTTGGGGCATTAAGGCATTAATTCTATCCTGAAAGCCTGATGAGACAGGCTGGGCAGGAAGAAGTGTAGCACAATCTAGAAGATGAAGGAAGGCGTGAGAACTGGAGGGTAGAAGCTGAGAGGCAAGGCTGGAGAACCAAGA
Above is a window of Balaenoptera ricei isolate mBalRic1 chromosome 19, mBalRic1.hap2, whole genome shotgun sequence DNA encoding:
- the GPI gene encoding glucose-6-phosphate isomerase; translation: MAALTQNPQFKKLQAWYHEHGSKLNLRRLFEGDKDRFNHFSLNLDTNHGHILLDYSKNLVTEAVMQMLVDLAKSRGVEAARERMFSGEKINFTEDRAVLHVALRNRSNTPILVDGKDVMPEVNRVLEKMKSFCQRVRSGEWKGYSGKSITDVINIGIGGSDLGPLMVTEALKPYSSEGPRVWFVSNIDGTHVAKTLAALNPESSLFIIASKTFTTQETITNAETAKEWFLLSAKDPSAVSKHFVALSTNTAKVKEFGIDPQNMFEFWDWVGGRYSLWSAIGLSIALHVGFDNFEQLLSGAHWMDQHFRTTPLEKNAPVLLALLGVWYINCFGCETHAMLPYDQYLHRFAAYFQQGDMESNGKYITKSGTRVDHQTGPIVWGEPGTNGQHAFYQLIHQGTKMIPCDFLIPAQTQHPIRKGLHHKILLANFLAQTEALMRGKSTEEARKELQAAGKSPENVEKLLPHKVFEGNRPTNSIVFTKLTPFILGALIAMYEHKIFVQGIIWDINSFDQWGVELGKQLAKKIEPELDGSSPVTSHDSSTNGLINFIKQEREARSQ